A stretch of the Vigna radiata var. radiata cultivar VC1973A chromosome 7, Vradiata_ver6, whole genome shotgun sequence genome encodes the following:
- the LOC106768076 gene encoding TMV resistance protein N: protein MGSFVPPLSPSLISKTPQQVHQVFLSFRGEDTRYTFTSHLYAALRRLQVKTYIDNDLERGDEISPSLLKAIQDAKVSVVVFSQNYASSRWCLDELVKITQCKNNTGQIIVPIFYHVDPTHVRHQTGSYAHAFASHEKRFVADMNRVQTWRLALTEVANISGWDCLTTSVESELVEIIGKDILQKLESITGGGLERRIGLQKEMAQQKLEKLLRTGDLRDMEELITAMQQLGEVKLEKAMQSDDSGVWREVMETYERILQLKQDKWMRTLSTKDMQDLMSTRGHVMHIQREQSNRRMGFRGI from the exons ATGGGATCATTTGTTCCTCCTCTTTCTCCATCTTTGATCTCCAAGACCCCTCAACAAGTGCATCAAGTTTTCCTTAGCTTTAGGGGTGAGGACACACGTTACACTTTCACCAGCCATCTTTACGCAGCATTAAGAAGGCTTCAGGTAAAAACTTACATTGACAACGATTTGGAACGAGGCGATGAGATATCACCCTCACTTCTTAAGGCAATCCAGGATGCAAAAGTCTCCGTCGTTGTTTTCTCCCAAAACTATGCTTCTTCACGCTGGTGCTTGGATGAGCTCGTCAAAATCACCCAATGTAAGAACAACACTGGCCAAATTATAGTGCCTATTTTTTACCACGTTGACCCAACCCATGTTCGCCATCAAACTGGTTCCTATGCACATGCTTTCGCGTCGCACGAAAAACGTTTCGTTGCTGACATGAATAGGGTTCAAACGTGGCGGCTTGCACTCACTGAAGTAGCCAATATCTCTGGCTGGGATTGCTTGACCACAAG TGTGGAGTCTGAACTAGTAGAGATAATTGGTAAGGATATATTGCAAAAGTTGGAGTCCATCACAGGTGGTGGCCTAGAAAGACGCATTGGGTTGCAGAAGGAAATGGCACAGCAGAAACTGGAGAAGTTACTGAGAACGGGTGATCTGAGGGACATGGAAGAGTTGATCACAGCAATGCAGCAACTTGGAGAAGTGAAATTGGAGAAGGCGATGCAATCAGATGATTCAGGCGTTTGGAGGGAGGTTATGGAGACGTATGAACGTATATTGCAGCTAAAACAAGACAAGTGGATGCGAACACTTAGTACAAAAGACATGCAGGATTTGATGAGTACGAGGGGGCATGTTATGCACATTCAGAGAGAGCAATCCAACCGTAGGATGGGGTTCCGCGGTATATAG
- the LOC106769345 gene encoding dnaJ homolog subfamily B member 13 gives MGAGDYYKILKVNRNASDEELKRAYKKLAMKWHPDKNHQHHTVTKEEAEAKFKQVSEAYDVLSDPKKRQIYDFYGHYPLNSVKVKEEKGDGGFRVPKNENVGVVERKLVCTLEELYKGCKKKLKISRTIHHEFGKLKTVEEILKIDIKPGWKKGTKITFPGKGNQEAGASAADDLIFVVDEKQHALFKRDGNDLVVTQKILLVEALVGKTFNLTTLDGRELTIQVTDVVKPKFVLVVPNEGMPISKEHGKKGNLRIKFDVMFPSRLTTQQKYELKKILSNTDD, from the exons ATGGGTGCAGGAGACTACTACAAGATCCTCAAGGTGAACCGCAATGCCTCGGATGAAGAACTCAAGAGGGCATATAAGAAGTTGGCCATGAAGTGGCATCCAGATAAGAACCACCAGCACCACACTGTTACGAAAGAAGAAGCTGAGGCTAAGTTCAAGCAGGTTTCGGAGGCTTATGATGTTCTCAGCGACCCCAAGAAGCGTCAGATCTATGATTTTTATGGCCACTATCCCTTGAACTCTGTGAAGGTGAAGGAGGAGAAGGGTGATGGGGGTTTTAGGGTCCCCAAGAACGAGAACGTTGGTGTGGTTGAGAGAAAATTGGTGTGCACGCTTGAGGAACTTTACAAAGGTTGCAAAAAGAAGTTGAAGATCTCAAGGACTATACATCATGAATTCGG TAAGTTGAAAACTGTGGAAGAGATACTGAAAATAGATATCAAACCTGGTTGGAAGAAAGgcacaaaaataacatttccTGGGAAAGGCAACCAAGAAGCAGGAGCTAGTGCTGCTGATGATCTAATCTTTGTGGTGGATGAGAAACAACATGCTTTATTCAAGAGGGATGGAAATGATTTGGTTGTGACACAAAAAATCTTACTTGTAGAGGCTCTTGTGGGAAAGACTTTCAATTTAACAACCTTGGATGGAAGAGAGCTCACAATTCAAGTGACTGATGTTGTGAAACCAAAATTTGTTTTGGTGGTCCCAAATGAAGGAATGCCCATCTCAAAGGAACATGGAAAGAAAGGAAACTTGAGAATCAAGTTTGATGTTATGTTCCCATCAAGGCTTACCACCCAACAGAAGTATGAGCTGAAAAAGATTTTGAGCAACACTGATGACTAA